In the bacterium genome, one interval contains:
- a CDS encoding cytochrome P450, whose protein sequence is MAEFTLTRFDDVRDGYRQKGLKQALYDAAGVIMADTLLTLWGDDHRRRRRLENRLFRRETFEHYERDLLPIAVDAVLDPAAAAGQGDVVPLARRIVVNLTAAAAGVDYSEGTAEETDRLYSYAVKFSEGATAVHSTRDPEELRAEVAEALERWDEEFFAPSLARRTDLFERFVAGEISEEDLPRDVLTVLVRNQDSLDLPRDVVRREVAFYMLAGMHSTGAATTHAVHGAFGWFDDHPEDRVRMVEDPVFLQHCVHESMRLHPASPVAGREAVEPVTLRDGTEMAVGDTVMFDLWSANRDTEVFGADADSFNPLRTIRDDVPRWGHTFGGGRHACIGMELDGGVPADENTGAPILLGTVALILRGLLARGAQRDPDNPPQQDPNIARVWWGTYPVLF, encoded by the coding sequence ATGGCAGAGTTCACCCTCACCCGGTTCGACGATGTTCGCGACGGCTATCGGCAAAAGGGCCTAAAGCAGGCGCTTTACGATGCTGCCGGGGTGATCATGGCCGACACCTTGCTCACCCTGTGGGGAGACGATCACCGCCGCCGCCGCCGCCTGGAGAATCGGCTGTTTCGGCGGGAGACGTTCGAGCACTATGAACGGGATCTGCTGCCCATCGCAGTGGACGCAGTGCTAGATCCCGCCGCGGCCGCTGGACAAGGCGACGTGGTGCCTTTGGCCCGGCGGATCGTGGTCAACCTCACCGCCGCCGCCGCTGGGGTCGACTACTCGGAGGGAACGGCAGAGGAAACTGATCGGCTGTACTCCTATGCGGTGAAGTTCAGCGAGGGGGCCACTGCGGTCCACAGCACCAGAGACCCTGAGGAGCTGAGGGCGGAGGTGGCCGAGGCCCTAGAGCGCTGGGACGAGGAGTTCTTCGCCCCGTCACTGGCCCGCCGCACCGATCTCTTCGAGCGGTTCGTCGCCGGGGAAATCTCCGAAGAGGACCTGCCCCGCGACGTGCTCACCGTGCTGGTTCGCAACCAGGACTCCCTGGACCTGCCCCGCGACGTGGTCCGTCGGGAGGTGGCCTTCTACATGCTGGCCGGAATGCACTCCACTGGGGCGGCCACGACCCATGCCGTTCACGGCGCCTTCGGTTGGTTCGACGACCACCCCGAAGACCGCGTCCGCATGGTTGAAGACCCGGTGTTCCTCCAGCACTGCGTGCATGAGTCCATGCGGCTGCACCCGGCCAGCCCGGTGGCCGGCCGCGAGGCGGTGGAGCCGGTTACCCTGCGCGATGGCACCGAGATGGCGGTGGGCGACACGGTGATGTTCGACCTGTGGTCGGCCAATCGGGACACCGAAGTGTTCGGGGCCGACGCCGACAGTTTCAACCCGCTTCGCACCATTCGAGACGACGTGCCCCGTTGGGGCCACACCTTCGGCGGGGGCCGCCATGCCTGCATCGGCATGGAGCTCGACGGCGGCGTGCCCGCCGATGAGAACACTGGGGCGCCCATCCTGCTGGGCACGGTGGCGCTGATCCTGCGGGGCCTTCTGGCCCGCGGTGCACAGCGCGACCCCGACAATCCGCCTCAGCAAGACCCCAACATCGCCCGGGTCTGGTGGGGCACATATCCCGTGCTCTTCTGA
- a CDS encoding SDR family oxidoreductase produces the protein MTKSIIVTGAGHGIGAEIARQAAGSYRVGVLDINGEAAEQIAKSLPDAVPLVASSTDSSAVEAALDAFGTPDALVNNAGIVRFTPLVDHSEDDWRAVVDVNLTGPFVCGRAVARRMIGEGRKGSIVNIASINGIAPGPNSGAYSPTKAAVIQLTRQMAIEWGPAGIRVNSVAPGIIDDGMSAPVLADPEVRATRSARTPSQRLGTADDIAKAVMWLCSQDAEYVNGHNLVVDGGVVSTVLAGMPRPASIDGIDQEN, from the coding sequence GTGACGAAATCGATCATTGTGACGGGGGCTGGACACGGCATTGGCGCCGAGATAGCCCGACAGGCGGCGGGGAGCTACCGGGTAGGGGTGTTGGACATCAACGGCGAAGCCGCTGAGCAGATAGCGAAGTCGCTCCCCGATGCAGTGCCCTTGGTGGCGTCGAGCACCGACTCCAGCGCCGTCGAAGCCGCGCTAGACGCCTTCGGCACCCCTGATGCGCTGGTCAACAACGCGGGCATTGTTCGCTTCACCCCACTGGTCGACCACTCAGAGGACGACTGGCGAGCAGTGGTGGATGTGAACCTCACCGGTCCATTCGTGTGCGGTCGAGCGGTGGCCCGCCGGATGATTGGCGAAGGCCGCAAGGGGTCGATCGTCAACATCGCCTCCATCAACGGGATCGCTCCCGGTCCCAATTCGGGGGCCTACAGCCCAACCAAGGCCGCGGTGATCCAGCTCACCCGACAGATGGCCATTGAATGGGGTCCAGCCGGCATACGGGTCAATTCAGTGGCCCCCGGCATCATCGATGACGGCATGTCGGCGCCCGTCCTGGCCGACCCGGAAGTGCGGGCCACCCGATCGGCCCGCACCCCCAGCCAGCGCCTGGGCACGGCCGACGACATCGCCAAAGCGGTGATGTGGCTGTGCTCGCAAGACGCCGAATACGTCAACGGCCACAATTTGGTGGTGGACGGTGGTGTGGTGTCGACCGTGCTGGCCGGAATGCCCCGCCCGGCGTCCATTGACGGCATTGACCAAGAAAACTGA
- a CDS encoding ferredoxin — protein sequence MAYRVEIDQDECMSSGRCVADYPAAFAFDDDELATVLSTAGNLTDQQLLRAARNCPSRAIQVFDDNGNLLE from the coding sequence ATGGCCTACCGGGTGGAGATTGACCAGGACGAGTGCATGAGCTCGGGGAGGTGCGTGGCCGACTATCCCGCGGCCTTCGCCTTTGACGACGACGAGCTGGCCACCGTTCTGTCCACCGCGGGGAATCTCACCGACCAACAACTCCTCCGAGCCGCCCGCAACTGCCCCTCCCGGGCCATCCAGGTATTCGACGACAACGGCAACCTCTTGGAGTGA
- a CDS encoding SDR family NAD(P)-dependent oxidoreductase translates to MKPIDGLSVLITGGGSGIGAGAAEHLAGRGARVTITGRRPDRVEEVAARLGNRCRAVAGNVTVAADRTAMIEAAVEHGDGLDALVSNAGNMYRGPVDELDEQSLLDVFHTNVVAGMMLVGEALPHLRERQGCVLFVGSVHTQRAFPGVAPYAATKGALEALTGVLAAELGPQGVRVGCVRPGAVFTEINQRAGLMGDDEAKARLEGLGPAHALGRIGTVTEIAEAFEYLIVAEWATGSVLTVDGGLSLGITNA, encoded by the coding sequence ATGAAGCCCATTGACGGGTTGTCCGTATTGATCACCGGGGGCGGTTCGGGTATCGGCGCGGGGGCGGCCGAGCACTTGGCCGGGCGGGGGGCGCGGGTGACCATCACCGGTCGTCGCCCAGACCGGGTGGAGGAAGTGGCCGCTCGTCTCGGGAATCGATGCCGAGCCGTGGCCGGGAACGTGACGGTGGCCGCTGACCGCACCGCCATGATCGAGGCTGCGGTGGAGCACGGCGACGGGCTGGACGCCCTAGTCAGCAACGCGGGCAACATGTACCGCGGTCCGGTGGATGAACTCGACGAACAGTCACTGCTCGATGTGTTCCACACCAATGTGGTGGCGGGGATGATGCTGGTGGGCGAGGCGCTGCCCCACCTGCGAGAACGACAGGGATGTGTGCTGTTCGTGGGGTCGGTACACACCCAGCGGGCCTTTCCCGGCGTGGCCCCCTACGCCGCCACCAAGGGAGCGCTGGAGGCGCTCACCGGTGTGCTGGCCGCAGAACTGGGCCCTCAGGGGGTCCGGGTGGGCTGTGTGCGGCCGGGGGCGGTGTTCACAGAAATAAACCAGCGGGCCGGGCTGATGGGCGACGACGAGGCCAAAGCCCGCTTGGAGGGGCTGGGGCCAGCTCACGCCTTGGGGCGCATTGGCACCGTTACCGAGATTGCCGAGGCGTTCGAGTACTTGATCGTTGCTGAATGGGCTACCGGATCCGTGTTGACGGTGGACGGGGGCCTTAGCCTCGGCATCACCAATGCGTGA
- a CDS encoding nuclear transport factor 2 family protein, with protein sequence MRDPLTTVKDHLNAVHTGDPEAMAADYDAAAVLVRDATYQGKDAIADYFTTVPVRLGNGRVEFAEPRLEGALVAVTWTLVGGPGDGTSGTDRFEVADGMIVRQTVTLDGGDF encoded by the coding sequence ATGCGTGACCCGCTTACCACAGTCAAGGACCACCTCAACGCAGTTCACACCGGCGACCCCGAGGCAATGGCCGCCGACTACGACGCCGCCGCGGTGCTGGTGCGGGATGCGACCTACCAGGGTAAAGACGCCATCGCCGACTACTTCACCACCGTGCCGGTGCGACTGGGCAACGGCCGGGTGGAATTCGCCGAGCCACGACTTGAGGGCGCGCTGGTGGCGGTGACCTGGACCCTGGTCGGCGGCCCCGGCGACGGGACCTCGGGCACCGATCGGTTTGAGGTGGCCGACGGCATGATCGTCCGTCAGACGGTAACCCTCGACGGCGGGGACTTCTGA
- a CDS encoding FAD-binding protein, whose amino-acid sequence MFDDTYDVVVVGFGAAGTAAAITASDAGASVVLVEKCPEHRHTPSTRMSGGMVMTVTDVKAGARYLDACASGMVPYDVSHAWAERAACLSRWFEEAIGGLDMVPSAGAEHPDFEGAEAIVAVQPGGVSERLAAAAGAGPRFFEGLAAAVGQREVPIRWDTAAARLVQDEDGRVTGLTAIRDGQSIALGARYGVVLACGGYEFDEDLKRDHLRVYPAHFYCNPNNTGDGVRMAAGVGASMWHMNQMIGRAIGHFDHNGQPLNFIIGIDPPGYVICDQAGNRFANEHNQALLRHDFYYDLLAYDPATNTYPRVPCYWFFDESRRRAGPLTYTHFGAVAVGLYDWSDDNTAEIEQGWIAPGSTIAEAAVAAGMTEDAARQAAAAVEAYNQRCRNGEPDPWGRPADTMVPIAEPPYYCVELWPGGSNTTGGPRRDRHGRILDSFGDPIPGLYGAGELGQASGLLYPGDGSNLSEALCFGQIAVEHALGL is encoded by the coding sequence ATGTTCGACGATACCTACGACGTGGTGGTGGTGGGGTTCGGCGCGGCGGGCACTGCCGCGGCCATCACCGCCAGCGATGCCGGCGCCTCGGTGGTGCTGGTGGAGAAGTGCCCCGAGCACCGCCACACCCCGTCCACTCGGATGTCGGGGGGCATGGTGATGACGGTGACCGACGTGAAGGCTGGGGCCCGCTATCTGGATGCGTGCGCGTCGGGCATGGTGCCCTACGACGTGTCCCATGCCTGGGCCGAGCGAGCCGCCTGCCTGTCGCGGTGGTTCGAAGAAGCCATCGGCGGCTTGGACATGGTGCCCTCCGCCGGGGCCGAGCATCCCGATTTCGAGGGCGCGGAGGCGATAGTGGCCGTGCAACCCGGCGGGGTGAGCGAGCGCTTGGCCGCCGCGGCCGGAGCGGGTCCTCGATTCTTCGAGGGACTGGCTGCCGCAGTAGGCCAAAGGGAGGTCCCCATCCGGTGGGACACCGCTGCCGCTCGGCTAGTCCAAGACGAAGACGGGCGGGTAACCGGGTTGACCGCCATTCGCGATGGCCAGTCAATTGCTCTGGGCGCTCGATACGGCGTGGTGCTGGCCTGCGGCGGTTACGAGTTCGACGAAGATCTCAAGCGAGACCACCTGCGGGTTTATCCCGCGCACTTCTACTGCAACCCCAACAACACCGGCGATGGGGTGCGCATGGCCGCCGGGGTCGGGGCCTCCATGTGGCACATGAACCAGATGATCGGCCGGGCCATCGGCCACTTCGACCACAACGGACAGCCGCTGAACTTCATCATCGGCATTGACCCTCCCGGCTATGTGATCTGCGACCAGGCTGGGAACCGGTTCGCCAACGAGCACAACCAAGCACTGCTGCGCCACGACTTCTACTACGACCTGCTGGCCTACGACCCGGCCACCAACACCTACCCCCGAGTGCCCTGCTACTGGTTCTTCGACGAATCCCGGCGTCGGGCCGGGCCGCTCACCTACACCCACTTCGGCGCGGTGGCCGTAGGACTCTACGACTGGAGCGACGACAACACCGCCGAAATCGAACAGGGCTGGATCGCCCCGGGGTCCACCATCGCCGAGGCGGCTGTGGCCGCAGGCATGACCGAGGACGCCGCCCGGCAGGCGGCCGCCGCCGTGGAGGCCTACAACCAGCGGTGCCGCAATGGCGAGCCCGATCCGTGGGGGCGCCCGGCCGACACCATGGTCCCGATAGCAGAGCCCCCCTACTACTGCGTGGAGCTGTGGCCCGGAGGATCGAACACCACCGGAGGTCCCCGCCGCGACCGCCACGGCCGCATATTGGATTCCTTCGGCGACCCGATCCCCGGACTGTACGGCGCGGGGGAACTCGGCCAAGCCTCCGGCCTGCTCTACCCCGGCGACGGCTCCAACCTGTCAGAGGCCCTGTGCTTCGGCCAGATCGCGGTCGAACATGCCCTTGGCCTGTAG